Sequence from the Salvelinus alpinus chromosome 35, SLU_Salpinus.1, whole genome shotgun sequence genome:
AATGTTCACTAAGCCGCAAGAAGACGCGTTTGGCCATGTGACCGTATGAGTTGTCCGTTCTTGGCTCTCTGTGGAGTGTAATGCATACTTAATGTGGACAGGGAGGGCACGGGACTCAGTCAATGATTATTTAATGGCTCTAGCTGCTGCCTAGCAGACCAGGATGTTGAGTGTCAACGTAGGGAAGCATTAGGGGAGATGAAGGGAAGATCGTATTTAAGTCACATCCACAGGGGGAATGCAGTGCTGTTGATCTcttcaatatacacacacacacacacacacacacacacacacacacacacacacacacacacacacacacacacacacacacacacacacacacacacacacacacacacacacacacacacactttttaatTGGCTCAACTGCCACTACGCCATCCTATTCAAACCATGTCAAAGCTGATATCAGATCACATGGGGATGTTAGTAAATGACCGAAGATCAGTTATTATCTGAAAGTATCCATTTATCGCACAAAATAATTGTCTATTTGACACCGGCATTATAAAAAATTCCCTATGGCGTTATCTTTCTCCTACTCTTCGATGCTATGTGTGTTCTAGGTTAGCATGGCCGCTGTGCTGCTCCCTGGCAATGTGCCAAGATCTCATGTGGGCCTTGTCAGTGTCACACTCACACTGTCATCTATTTGACATGTGAGGGCGGTGTGCAGTCTGTCATGCTCTCACTGTGACACGTCGCTGTGCCTTTTGAGTCAGTGGAGCCGAGAGCTGTGTAAATCTCCATCCGTAGCCAGCCCTGACATGTAGCCTCTGTGGACACTGGAAGCCtcgcttctccttcttcttccctTCTCCCACACTCCCTCCTTCTCACTCCCCATACTTCAGATTTCCACAAGGCTAAAACCCCGAGACAGTCTACACGCAGTTACCTCTACTGCTAGCCCTTGAAGCTTTGCCTCGACAGAAGTTAATAATATGCCCTTGCCTTACTGGAGTTAAAGTACTGTTATTAAATGTTAATTACGTTGAACCGAAATGCACACTCACTGTAGCAGATAAGACGTGGGAACTCATGTTGTTAGTGCTGGGGCCCTCTGGTCTGCTGTGGCACGGTGCGATGGTGCTTCTTGAGCCTACTTCTCTCAAATAAAAGCACAGCTGTGCGCTTTGCGATAAATCTAAGCGTTTGCCTCCAATGTTGCCCCAGTATTCCCCTAACGTAATCGGATAACTGAAAAAATAACCAGTCGTTTTTGTTGCAtcaagtacccccccccccccccccaagaagcTGATCCTTCATGGGGGTTTATTCAATAAAGCCAAAAGATATAGTCGCTTATgtgcaaagagagagaagcatgtgtgtcccaaatggcactctattgccTATTTAGTGCCCTATTTCcctacagggctctggtcataaagtagtgcactatgcaggaaATAAGATGCTATTTGAGACGCAGAGGCAGTCATAGAGGTGGTGGCGTAATGCCACCTTTATAATCCCTCTTTGAATGGCTCAGGGGGTGGGGACGCTTACCATATCAAAGTTTATTGTGCAGTTTATTGAAACCGGCGCGTGATGCGATTAACGTGGTAAAGTGTCAGTCCAGGGGTTACAGCCGAACCTTGCATAACGCTGCCTCTCTGGCGCTCTGTGCAAAGTATAGTAATTCAATGTATATCTGAGGGATAGTGGAATTTCCCTGTTGAAAAGAAACACTGCTTCACACACCCACATTTTGTGGCATTTGATATTTTAAAGCACAGTCAACATCAGAGTGAAGAGGCATTTGTGTTTTATTTAAAAGTACTTAAAATACTATTTACCATAGATTTGCTTTTGGAAGAAGTacagttttttttattgaaaCAGATTAAAACACAAGGGACTCCATTTTTGTGTCCATAGCAAAACAACATTCAAATGTTGGTCAACATCTAACAATGTAACAGGGCTCTGCCTATCATCTGCAAGGGTGTTGTATTCAAAGAGACAATAGAAGATTCTCAAATAAGtgggacaggaagagagagaatgcTCCCGCAGGTGGCTTTCACTTGTCCAGTCATTTCCAATCAGTGTTTGCCTCAAGGAAGGGAGAAATGAAGGACGCACTTTTGAAATATTTGAACAGGGcctcaacgagagagagagagagttctctctTGATCCCAATTTTGTTATCTTGCCTCTCTAACCCTCCTGATTTGGTTCTCCCGTAGCGGCGAAGAAGTCCCAATGGCTGGAGAAAGAGGAAAAGGCTCGGCAGCTGAGGGAGAGCCAGCTGGACGAGCGGCGCAGGAAGCTGGAGGAGCAGCGGATCAAGACAGAGAAGCGTCGCGCTGCCCTGGAGGAGAGGCAGAAACAGCAACTAGAGAAGAACAAGGTGGGTTGTGAGGGAGAAGGGTGAAGTACCCTTAGACGCTAATCTTAGGTCAGGTTAGTATTGGGGGTTAGTAGGTCAGGTTAGTATTGGGGGAGGtgcagctgatcctagatctgtacctaggggaaacttcaccccagaaCGGGTGGTAACACTCCTCACAGCAAGCCAATATTAGAGCCCTGATGATCGTGGGTTCAATCCCCACGTCCACCTTTCCTGCTTTCCCTTCTACTAACCTGTCTCCCCCATCTATTTCCACACTGTCTCAATGAAGGTCAGAAAAATACTAAAGGAGTGGTGGAATTCCACCCGCCTTAACCATACAAGAGAATAAGGTGGGTGGGTAGCAAGAAGAGAATGAGTCAGAGAATCATTAATTAGTGCTAACCTAGTATTTCTCCATCTTTGGTATGAAGGAGCGGTATGAGGCTGCCCTCCAGCGGTCCACTAAGAAGACCTGGGCTGAGATCCGTCAGCAGAGATTGTCCTGGGCCGGAGGCCTCAGCCACAACTCCAGCCAGAGAGAAAGTGAGTACCTACCGCTGAAACAGGAACCCAGAACCCACCGAGCCAGACACTGCCGAAGCCTCTCCTTCCTTCAAAGACAACTGCCTCACCAATACACATTTGACACTATCTTGCGACTGTTGTTGGCTTGGATCATTTCTTTTCACATGGTCCTTCCCAGCACAGTTCCAGCGACTATGGTGGATGCGTTACCAGGCCAGTGCAGTACGGCTCGTTTTGGCTCGCTTCAGTAGTGTGAAAAAGGGTACTACTGTGCAGACATTCATATTCTACCGAGCCATATTTTCACAGGCTTACGGTTGTTTTGCACTTCAAGTAAACCATAAATTAGGTCACTCACTTTACACTATATAGTCAGTTAGTGACAGTCAAACTTGAATTCCAGTCACCTTCAACCCTATTAAGCAGAGGTGGTTCTCTGTGATTCGGCCTGGCATCAATCAGCCTACACGGCTGAACCGCTCCTCTCAACCTCATCACAGATACGTAGTTATCTCTAATTAAATCACTCTGagatgtctcacacacacacacacacacacacacacacacacacacacacacacacacacacacgacaggtgGGTTGATGTCCCTATCAGCTCTTGCTGGGATGTGCTACACTACAGCAGTCTAATTTCCCTGTAGACGGAGGGAACATTGGCTTCATTCCGTGAGGAAATAGCTGGGTAATGACAAGGCTGAGGTGAATATGAGATGTCCAGGCATGGTTGAGGTgtatatgtgtggtgtgtgtggggggggggggggggctgtgatgGTGTCAGATATGTAGTGATGCCCTGCGAGTCACAAACAATTCTGACCAATGTTTTCCCGGTCTGCGTTTGTGCGACATACTCAAAAGTCATGTTTCTGTAGGGTCTCTGGTGATTCAACAGTgtaccatttaaaaaatatatatatattttatattattcatATTTTATTGAAAGGAATGAAGGGGAGAGAGCTAGAATGAATATAAGTAGCGTGAAGGGTTCGACTGGGATTCGAACCCACGTTAGCAGggttacatactgtatgtgcacaACCAACCTCAGGCACATAGTGTAGGCTACTGCGTGACTGGATGTTTCATTCAGGGTCGTTAGCCCCTAGATACAGATAAAGTATTGGTTCTTCAATGTGTATGCTGGTACTTTAGAGCCTGCAGTAAGCGGGGCTTTATCAGTCATCAACACACATCAGAATAGTGGTTCATTCATGTTTCGCTAGCATTGATTCACGTAGCCAAATACCCCTTCAAGTCAAATGGAGTCGGTAACAGCAATGCACTTGGTAAGAGGTGTATGAAGCAGGgatgtctctctctttcgctctctctctctctcttcctgctcttCTCCACCTTTGCCAACTCTTATGGTCACACTGAACATAGACGTTGGCAAGACAGCCAAAcaaatctgggaccagactacgtACTATATGAGCCATGAGTAATGGCAAATGTTGACCGCCAAAtcaacctgcccccccccccccagcctcctcTTTCAGACCCAGTGCTGTCGAAGACCGAAAGGTAGGAAAAAAAAGAGGGAAAGACTGAACCGTGACAAGCGTTAACAAACAGGATACAGTGGACTACTGAGGATCCAATAGAGTTATTTAAGAAGAGGCAGCAGAGTGCTCTATTGGCCTGCAGAAAAAAGACCTCTCCCTGCCCATCTCCAACAACAACAGACCCATATCTGACAAGGGACAtttaggacagagacagagacatccaATTCCCCCATTAACATTAGACTGTACTGTCATATGTCTAGTGGCATTTAATGAAGGGCACAATGTTCACTCGATTAGTCTCCATTAAAGGGTCTGGGGGGATGGTGTTTAATCAGTGGGTTGTCTCAGTAGTTCCCTCCACTAGGTGTCAGTTGTGTTACATGTGTGTCAGTTGTGTTACATGCGTGTCAGTTGTGTTGACTGACATTGGTATTTGTTTGTGTAGTACAACATGTTGTGGTAACAAAACTGTTACTACACTGTTACTACTTTGTGTACGGCAGGGCTCAGGTTGGCACAAAGATGGGACGTGTACTCTTTTACATTCTAGTCATGTCATCGCAGGTTAGACATATGTGTTCACAGGCCATTGATAGTCAGTCGTTTTCAGTGTTTTGGTGTCACTCTTTCACAAACAGTCAAGTGTATCCATTTTGAATATCAACACCTAACTGAATGACGCACGACCCAGTAGACTCAACACAATATttctttaaatatatttttttagtgCGTAGAAAAAGCTGCGTTATTTCCCTCTACCATCAATTGTCTGTTTTCAGATTGTAATCGATTTTTGGTGGAGGCTCCTCGAAGTATACTTTGACATGACACATTGACAGTTAGAATTTCTATTCTGTTTCCCGTCATCGCCATGCGGAAAGGAATGTAAAATAACACTGTCAGATGAGAAACGTTCAACACAgagattttattattttgtttcttTATTGAATCAGAAATAGTTGCCCTCTGGAAATACACCGTTTTGGTATTTGGATGTTTGCtgtatgtatgcgtgtgtggGGGGATTGATATCACCGTGACACACCCTGGAGGCCTCCCTCCCCTGTGTGAAACAGTGTGACCCACCATCTCTGTGGACTACTCTCTTGGCTTCGCAGGCAGATGCTCGGTGTCGGCGGTCAACCTGCCCAAACACGTGGACTCGGTTATAAACAAGAGACTCTCCAAGTCCTCCGCCACCCTCTGGAACTCCCCCAACAGAAGTAAGACACGTCAGGCCCCCTTTTCCGGGAACGCCCACTTTTCATATCCGTTCCCTCACATGATTTCATTTTTTTCTCCACGGTTTTTTTTCTCCCCACTGTCTCCAATCCAATCGCTTGTCTGTGTTCGATGGTTGATTACCGAATCATTTTCACCTAACAAATTCAAATCCAcccttgttttttttcttctgtggtTCATGGGTTAtggtttttctccctccctctgcattTTGTTCAGTCCCTGTATTTATATACTTCATACTTTGGTGTGAATATATGGGTTCATTTACGCTGTCTTCATATTTTTTGTCCCACATTTTTGGTGTTCTTGGTTTATTCATTTGCTGGTGATGGTCATTTCGTGCTCTTTGGTTTGTGTGTCAGTCGATGTTTTTTCACTCACTGAAAAGTCTTGGTCAATGTCTTGAATGGTGACGGTGATGTCTTGAATGGTGACGGTGATGTCTTGAATGGTGACGGTGTTGTCTTGAATGGTGACGGTGATGTCTTGAATGGTGACGGTGATGTCTTGAATGGTGACGGTGATGTCTTgaatggtgatggtgatgatgatgatgaatgtgtTTTCAGGCCTATGCTATCCCGAAGTAAATACACTGTACTTTGCGGAACAGTGTTTCAGTGCACCTAGAACACCACTGCAGGTGCAGGGTTCTTTCAGAAGTGCCTGTCTAAATAGGTCACATAGGAACTTTAGTGTTTAAAATTAAAAAGTCGGCCACTAAAGGATGAGTCAGCGTTTTAAGAGAAAATTCTGAAAACTCCACAGGAACACCTGTGATGGTTGAAAATAGATTAAGGTGACTCTGCTGAAAGCGTaaccctctccctcttttcctctccttctctccctctctccacctaccCTATCTTTCACTCTcgcctctctcgtctctctcgtcGTCCTATCTctcgtctcttcctctctgtctctgctcctcttctttctcctctacCCCCTGTTCTTTTGTCTCACTCATTGTCTATCAAAagctcactctcctctcttttttatttcagtctctctctcgcacactttctctctctctctatttccctctctgcTGGTTAACCTTATTGTCCTTCAGGGCAGGTTTAATAGGGAAGTGGGACGTGATTTAGTGTACCGTATAAAAGACCCAGAGCAAACCTCTGCGGTGGACTTCTTtcgtctctctcttccctctcctctctcctccctcgtcTTTCAATGTCAATGTTCTGAACTGCTGCCTCCATAGCCAGAGGGGTTTTTGCTAATTCTGGCAGTGCTTACTTTATACTGCTCTGGTATATAGGTTGTGATCTTCCTCCCTCTCATGTTATTATGCGTCTGGAAGTTTTCCAGGTCTAATATGGAACCCACCATTTCCTCATAGAGCATAAGAATGGGGCGTAGGCCTGGGTTGGTTTGAGGCTTTATTTGGTATGAATGTTTACTAGAGACATAAGGGTTTATGCGGGTGAGATATTGTCTTATTTGATCTGTCATTATAATATATAACGTAGGAAAGCTAACTGAGCAAAGCTTAGCTCGTTGTCGATATTCCATATAAAAAAAACGAGAAGCAAAAGGCCTTTCTGTGACACTGTGATGACAATGCGATATTGGATCATTATATTTGAGTCATTTACTAAAATGGGGTTGCAATAGTTATCGAACAGTTAGTCGGTATAAGGTGCATATTAAAACTGTTTGAACACTGACGTCGTCTGACGTAGCGAGACAGAAGTGGGGATATTCACAGTGGCTCTAAGAGGCAAACCGGCTTTGAAAATGAAGCTGGTTTGCCCAACCTGTTAGTGATCCCTTCGCGCGCCAATTcctttagcgggatcgatttgacaacatccattgaagttgcagagcgccaaattcaaactacagaaatatcaATATTCAAGATAACCGAAAatataagtgtaatacatcaaaataaagcttaacttcttgttaatccagtcgcagtgtcagatttcaaaaaggctttacggcaaaagtagaccatgcgattatctgaggacagtgccccgTATACAAATACATGAAAAAAAAATTCAACAAGGCAGGTGGCgatacaaaagtcagaaataacgatataattcatgccttacctttgaagatctttttctgttggcactccaaaatgttccagaaacatcacaaatggtccttatgttcgataatgtccttcttgatatccccaaaatgtcaatttatttggcgcgtttgattcagaaatacaccggttccaacactgcccaacatgactacaaagtatctaataagttacctgtaaacttggtccaaacatttcaaacaatgttcctaatccaacctaaggtatcctaaaacgtaaataatcaatacaatttaagacgggatatactgtgttcaataccggataaaaacaacgtgaagcgcGTTCCAGTTCACGCGCACCAAACAGTAGAGTCCACTTTGCTTGACACTTACAAAGAACTGACCTACTTCTTCAtatctcaaaagaaaaacatcaaccaatttctaaagactgttgacatctagtgaaagccataggaactgcaaccaggttcctatTTAATAGGGCTATTCAATAGAAAACCAATGGGAAATACTATGACCTCAATTTTATTttcccctggatggtttgtcctcggggttttgcctgccaaatcagttctgttatactcaaagacattattttaacagttctagaaactttagagtgttttctatccacatctaccaattatatgcatatcctagcttctgggcctgaggaacaggcagtttactttgggcacgcttttcgtccggacgtgaaaatactgccccctatccctaagaagttgaTGTCATCTGACGTAGCGAGACAGAAGTGGAGATATTCACGGTGGCTCTAAGAGGCAAAAAATGAAGCTGAAAATGAAGCTGGTTTGCCCCTTAAGGCCAGCATAGGACTTTGAATATATGTGATAAAATTGGTCGTGTTTGTCCCCTCCCGCAGCCCGTAGCCTCCAGCTGAGCCCGTGGGAGAGCAGCATTGTGGACCGACTGATGACGCCCACCCTGTCCTTTCTGGCCCGAAGCCGCAGCGTCGCCAGCGTGCTCAGCAACGGTAAAGGCCGTAAGTAGTTATCACACTCCCACTGTGATAGATGAGACCTGCTATTGGCGGGGTTGTTTATCATTTAGAACATCATTCGTCCAACCACCCCTCTTGGCCCCCAGCACTTCCATGTATTTGATAATTTGTTCCAGTCAGAGCTAGCACATCTGATTccacttgtcaactaatcatcaaacccttgaatgagcttATGAACTACAATAATTCTGGAAATGACACAATTGTGAAACGTTTGAGGGGCACCGGCGAGAGGTTTGAGAAACACTGATGTAGGGTATGTGAAGTGATGTGTGGCAATGAATAGCTTTGTTGCATGTGCTCTGCTTGTGTTTTTAGAGATGGGTGTCGTATTTATTtgtcttccttccttctctcgaTCTCTCGCCTGCTCTCTATGTGCCTCTCCTTCCCGTCCCCTCCAGAGTCGCCCCTATGCCCTCGTTCGGCCTCGGCCAGCCCGCTGACGCTGTGTGCCCACCGGCCTCACCACCGCTGCTCCGACCGCTGGAGGGTGACGTCCAGCACGCCCGACATCACCCAGCGCCGACGCGACTCCACGCCGGTACGTCAACCATCCTTTTTTCTTTCCTTTCGTATTTTTCAATTTCATTGACtggatagagaggagagtagatagAGAGATACAAATCGAAAGAGGGTCATAGACAGTGAAGGGCACAGACAGACCGGACTTGACCCCTGTCGCCTGCAGGCCTGCATGGTCCGAAACCTGGAGCGCCGACTACTACCATCCCTTACCGTTTATACACAATAGAACACCGTTTGGCACTTTGAATGAGCTAGAATGTACTGTGTATCTTTTGGTTTTGAGAGAGATGTTTTTATCCACATTTATACCTTTCTGATggtttgtgtctctgtctctctgcagatagagaagaaaaagaaagagaagaaggaCAAGGAGCGGGAGAACGAGAAGGAGAAGAGTGCTCTCAGCAAAGACAAGGTGCTGAAGAAGAGACAGTCCTTACCCAGCATGAGGCACAGACCGGACCCCAGGTAACCTGCTCTCACACGGATCTACTGGATCTGCCTTTGGCACAGTACAGCACTAAACACCCTTTACACACTACTGAGCCGAACCAAGCCAAGCCCAGCTGTACTGTATtggcctggttacacatccaccatAGTTGTTGAAAACTTGCAGGAAAGGACCATGTTTAAAGAACATATACAAGCCAGCACAGCATATGTAGATTGGGTCGGCATTATAGTGTGAATAGGGTATAAGACTAAAATTAGAGCTTAGAGTGTTTACTAAGGTTAGGGATACAGTAAGAGACAAAGATAACCATGACTGTGAGTGCAGATGGTAAAACCAGCGTGTCTGTGTGTTTAAGTGAACTCAGGATAAGACTGAAAAGCATGAGGCCCCTGAGCCAAAGGATATTTATCCAGCGCGTTAATCATAGCCGGCCGCGGGACATGGCAATGGATGGGGCTCACTGACAgatggagggaaaggagagaaaaaaaaaatgagagagagagagagagagagagagagagagagagagagagagagagagagagagagagagagagagagagagagagagagagagagagagagagagagagagagagagagagagagagagagagagagagagagagagagagagagagagagagagagagagagagagagagagagagagagagagagagagagagagagagagagagagagagagagagagagagagagagagagagagaactgtttatttcacttttgtatattatctacttcacttgctttagcaatgtTAACGTGTTTCCCATGACAATGAAGCCCTTTGGAATGAATTGTGAGAGAGATGAGAATGCCAGATGCCTTAAGGAAgagaagtacacacacacaccactctggtATAATGGGACTTTCCCCTCCGAGCGGCGACTATTACACTGTCTACTGCTGAGAAAccatcccataatgctctgtcaCAGACCACACAATGTTACACGTGTTAGGTTGTGTCGTGTCTGACCCTGCTACCTGGTGAGGTCATGTTTATTGACTGCTGTCTGAGACTTGAGGCTAGGGAGGCACatatgtaacagaaacagttttAATAGTATTACTTCAGTGGAGGTATTAGTGTTAGTCTCCTTGCTTGATTGTGTATAGAGATGGACTATTTTTTAATCCCTAGGGCTGGATATGACTAAATGTGATTGTGTATAGAGATGGACTATTTTTTCATCCCTAGGGCTGGATATGACTAAATGTTCGACTAAACTTTACTTAACCGTTGTTTGCTTATTATTATTTACATATTTCTAATGATTTCTAATGATTTGTCGGACATACTGTGTGTATTCATGTTTTACATAATAGCTCtcttaccctccctccctccagtcctAGTCCCTTATCCAGACAGCGGGCTGCCTCACCCGCCACTACTCCTAGAGCAagaccttcctcctcctctcccagcccCGCTGCCTCCCCCAAACCCCCCTCTTCAGCCCGGGCTAGCCCCTCCACCCCCAAGGCCCGGCCCAAGAGGGCTAGGACCCCGGCCCGGGTGGACCACGGGCGCACCTCCTCCCCCGTTCCCCTGGAGAGGGCCAGGGAGACCCGCGGCCGTAGGTCAGCCACGCCCGAGGAGCCCAAAGGCAAGAGTGAGTATGCAGTAGCTAGTTAATACCCCCAGGTGGAGGGTTATATGTGTAAGTAAAGTGTACTCCTCTTACAGGGATCACAACTGTGCAGCATCATTTTAAAGGGCTTAATCAGCGTAACCACATTCCCTTTAAGTGGGGGGGTGTATTGTTTATGTTGTTGGAATGAGTTCAGTTGTAACACTAGACGCGTGTTGGCGAGCGTGAGACACTCCTTTTCATTTCAATGAAACACGGGCGTAGGCAGTGCGGTTCGCGACAGGCTTGCGCTGCTCAGTGTCAAATGACTCTCTGGTTCTATTTTCACGATTTCTAAGTAGCTCACTTGATAATGTGGTTCGCCCTCTGCTCGCGTTGGTCTTACGTTAAGCTTCCAGTGTAGCAGGGAAACAGCCCACTGCTTCTGCAATGCCCCAGTGTAGTTCCTGTGTTATATCACATTTTAAGCCAGTTATATTTACATTGACATTAAGCTCTGTGAATGTAAGTCCTGTCTTCAGTCTAGTTATGGTGTGGTTTGTAATTCATTGAAAAATGGTTTGAAAAATATGGACTCACTCACCCTAGATAATTTAGAATCTGGTATATTTTATATGCACTTGGCACACAAGCCGTGAGAACACTATATACCCATATAATTCGGTACCTTTTCATTTCCCCCTGACACAAGTTGGATTTTAGTGTGTCTGTTTTCTATAGGCCCTGCCACGGCTGATTCATACTTTGCTTCCTCAGTTCTTTGTGGTTTGGCTCAGTTCCAAGCAGGAAAAAGTGAATGCGTGCgcgcgtacgtgcgtgcgtgtcagTGCACTGTAGCGCCGGCCCAGCCACAGGATGATTATCGTCGTGGTTAATTAGGCACGCCGACAATGCCagcttctctgtctttctctccttcacACACAGCGAGGAACAGCAGGGGGGTGCTAATTACTGGAAAAATGCTATAATTACAAGTTTACAGAATCCAAAAATGTATGTTTCCATACTTTGCCACTGTTTGAATTAAGAACATCACAGCGTGTCTCACGTCAACCAAGAGGAATCTAGACCAGAGGTCTAGTGTACTTGTCTTAATGCAATTTCACAGTTTTATCAGTGTTTCAGCTTAAAGAAGACGATAGTGTGAACAGTGATTTGTCTTTAGAAAACTCTTATTGTATTTTcccattcctctcctcttttcctgcTCGATTCTCTCTCCAGGCTCCCCCGTTCCTTCAACCGTGGTATCCTCCGCTCCGGCCACGCCCCCTTCGCTGAGTACACCAATCAGGGCGGCCACCGCCACTCCTTCTGAGGTCCCTCCTTCCGCCCAATCAACCCCCAGTATCCCTGCATcgtccccagccccagcctcctcGTCAGCCAAGCCCATGGCGGGCACCAACAACCCAGAGGAGGCCGCCCGGATCCTGGCCGAGAAGAGGAGGCAGGCCCGAGAGCAGAGGGAGCGGGAGGAGCAGGAGAAACGCgagctggaggagagagagaagtgagaatcATATTATCctcatgtacagtacataaaccCACACTGGAGAGAGCCAGAGCAGCGTCTAGTCGGGTTGCAAAATCCCTGAAATTTCGGTTGGAGGATTCGACCATTATCCTTTCTACTGTAAAGACAACCTATGTCTTACCAGCTTGAAGGGACAAGGTGGAAGTAACCGTGGCAGCACATCACAATTTGAATAATTTCAAGTGTAACGCATCAACATATGGAGTACAATACAGTTCTCCAGCGTGTCATATGCATTGCAGAATTAGACCACTCAGCGCTGTCtatgatacagtatgtgtggTGCTCGTGTTACCCCCCGGAGGTGTGGAGTTGTTGACATTTGTGTAACAGCTTAAGTTGCCCCCCTCCGCTCAGGTTTATGAGCTAAAAAGGATTTCCCGCGTCAGCCTATTGTAGCACGTTGAGTGACCACTGGGTATTTATGTCATGACAGCTGTCAGGCTGGGCAACGGGCTCctgttgctctctgttcctct
This genomic interval carries:
- the LOC139564549 gene encoding MAP7 domain-containing protein 1-like isoform X14, coding for MNKMQSKDLDTDLVGNALPEAISPYPAQDPNPTKEDTEGLTSPHKTGPAQIMETYTKKDKEKKVGTHTKLDVIPKSPATPTCPMPGSSPSPIPNKDAVKSEDRQKLAKERREEKAKYLDKLGQIQDAVKSEDRQKLAKERREEKAKYLAAKKSQWLEKEEKARQLRESQLDERRRKLEEQRIKTEKRRAALEERQKQQLEKNKERYEAALQRSTKKTWAEIRQQRLSWAGGLSHNSSQRETRSLQLSPWESSIVDRLMTPTLSFLARSRSVASVLSNESPLCPRSASASPLTLCAHRPHHRCSDRWRVTSSTPDITQRRRDSTPIEKKKKEKKDKERENEKEKSALSKDKVLKKRQSLPSMRHRPDPSPSPLSRQRAASPATTPRARPSSSSPSPAASPKPPSSARASPSTPKARPKRARTPARVDHGRTSSPVPLERARETRGRRSATPEEPKGKSSPVPSTVVSSAPATPPSLSTPIRAATATPSEVPPSAQSTPSIPASSPAPASSSAKPMAGTNNPEEAARILAEKRRQAREQREREEQEKRELEEREKVLREERKLREAEESQRREEEARLMAEEQRLRDEAQRVDEEKEAQERAREEHEENERLQKQREEAEAKAKEEAEKQRLDREKHFLKEEQERLERKKRLEQIMKRTRKTDGVEKKDTKSPPPSQVNGKEAESSKASADYQPSPEINKNTENDHSGERDSSTVHVVNGVQPASHENGLPSKGDTAHFEEIIQLANQGNSSNGGREKSESDMPTEPILAFESDEPFLKKVGPMKPQHVAEVL
- the LOC139564549 gene encoding MAP7 domain-containing protein 1-like isoform X8, giving the protein MNKMQSKDLDTDLVGNALPEAISPYPAQDPNPTKEDTEGLTSPHKTGPAQIMETYTKKDKEKKVGTHTKLDVIPKSPATPTCPMPGSSPSPIPNKDAVKSEDRQKLAKERREEKAKYLDKLGQIQAAKKSQWLEKEEKARQLRESQLDERRRKLEEQRIKTEKRRAALEERQKQQLEKNKERYEAALQRSTKKTWAEIRQQRLSWAGGLSHNSSQRESRCSVSAVNLPKHVDSVINKRLSKSSATLWNSPNRTRSLQLSPWESSIVDRLMTPTLSFLARSRSVASVLSNESPLCPRSASASPLTLCAHRPHHRCSDRWRVTSSTPDITQRRRDSTPIEKKKKEKKDKERENEKEKSALSKDKVLKKRQSLPSMRHRPDPSPSPLSRQRAASPATTPRARPSSSSPSPAASPKPPSSARASPSTPKARPKRARTPARVDHGRTSSPVPLERARETRGRRSATPEEPKGKSSPVPSTVVSSAPATPPSLSTPIRAATATPSEVPPSAQSTPSIPASSPAPASSSAKPMAGTNNPEEAARILAEKRRQAREQREREEQEKRELEEREKVLREERKLREAEESQRREEEARLMAEEQRLRDEAQRVDEEKEAQERAREEHEENERLQKQREEAEAKAKEEAEKQRLDREKHFLKEEQERLERKKRLEQIMKRTRKTDGVEKKDTKSPPPSQVNGKEAESSKASADYQPSPEINKNTENDHSGERDSSTVHVVNGVQPASHENGLPSKGDTAHFEEIIQLANQGNSSNGGREKSESDMPTEPILAFESDEPFLKKVGPMKPQHVAEVL